A genomic stretch from uncultured Cohaesibacter sp. includes:
- a CDS encoding signal transduction protein: MLKLPEPAELITAGDKEILVVTNADLRESANVPCWPVYQSFSEALEKELNAQGYKMKRTHPYHEDRKHGFISSQKEGSELFSRIDPDAPLIVLLTAWQYSHHIAPSLAKHRGPILLMANFDGTWPGLVGMLCMAGTLTSLGVSYSRLWSEKCEDDFFKQGLATWLKDGKLDQDTSYLSDVTADHPLMKSDAGQDGVKVGEYILKHKAILGLHDTFCMGMMNGFFPVKALTEIGMPLESLSQSALLVEMEKVPAEMREACLKFYEDRGIQFQWGSDSATELTREQVLEQCAMMIAMARIVTRFGLTAVGVQYQQGLKDCCAASDFAEGAIGSTERFPIPDEDGSIICEGKPIPCINEVDMGTAIPQAMLFRLLDAMGLPSETTLHDVRWGSEYEGTFYWDFEISGAVPFEHIKGGIAGAKGYRQPAMFFPKGGSTIAGQGKAGTFIWARAHYEGTDVFMHIGTGMAYELPEAEWTRRSQATNPEWPLMNATLDGMGRDDLMAGHQSNHITIAYVPEDKLSYVLKAFVAQALTQGIKVKIAGTAKDML; encoded by the coding sequence ATGTTGAAATTGCCTGAACCGGCCGAGCTGATCACAGCTGGCGACAAAGAAATCCTGGTCGTTACCAACGCCGACCTGCGCGAAAGCGCCAATGTGCCTTGCTGGCCCGTTTACCAGAGCTTCTCCGAAGCGCTGGAAAAGGAACTGAATGCGCAGGGCTACAAAATGAAGCGCACTCACCCTTATCATGAAGACCGCAAACACGGCTTCATTTCGTCCCAAAAGGAAGGTTCCGAGCTGTTCTCGCGTATAGATCCGGATGCTCCGCTGATCGTGCTGCTGACCGCTTGGCAATATTCCCACCATATCGCGCCGTCCCTTGCCAAGCATCGTGGCCCGATCTTGCTGATGGCAAACTTCGACGGCACGTGGCCAGGCCTCGTCGGCATGCTCTGCATGGCCGGCACGCTCACCTCGCTCGGGGTTTCCTATTCCCGTCTATGGTCGGAAAAGTGCGAAGACGACTTCTTCAAACAGGGGCTGGCCACATGGCTGAAAGACGGCAAGCTTGATCAGGATACCAGCTATCTCAGCGATGTCACCGCCGATCATCCGCTAATGAAGAGTGATGCCGGGCAGGATGGCGTCAAGGTTGGCGAATATATTCTCAAGCACAAGGCCATTCTCGGTCTGCATGACACATTCTGCATGGGCATGATGAACGGCTTCTTCCCGGTAAAGGCCCTTACCGAAATCGGCATGCCGCTGGAATCTCTTTCCCAGTCGGCCCTTCTGGTCGAGATGGAAAAGGTTCCTGCCGAGATGCGGGAAGCCTGCCTCAAATTCTATGAAGACCGCGGTATACAGTTCCAGTGGGGTAGCGACAGCGCAACCGAGCTGACCCGCGAGCAGGTGCTCGAACAGTGCGCCATGATGATCGCCATGGCCCGCATTGTCACTCGCTTCGGCCTCACCGCCGTTGGCGTGCAGTATCAGCAGGGCCTCAAGGACTGCTGTGCAGCTTCCGATTTCGCCGAAGGCGCCATCGGCTCGACCGAACGCTTCCCGATCCCGGACGAAGACGGCTCCATCATTTGCGAAGGCAAGCCGATTCCCTGCATCAACGAAGTGGATATGGGCACTGCCATTCCGCAAGCCATGCTGTTCCGTCTGCTCGACGCCATGGGGCTGCCATCCGAGACGACCCTGCATGATGTGCGCTGGGGCAGCGAATATGAAGGCACCTTCTACTGGGATTTCGAAATCTCCGGTGCCGTCCCGTTCGAACATATCAAGGGGGGCATCGCGGGCGCCAAAGGCTATCGCCAGCCAGCCATGTTCTTTCCCAAAGGCGGTTCAACCATCGCCGGTCAGGGCAAGGCAGGCACCTTCATTTGGGCCCGCGCCCACTATGAAGGTACCGATGTTTTCATGCATATCGGCACCGGTATGGCGTATGAACTCCCAGAAGCTGAATGGACCCGCCGTAGTCAGGCAACCAACCCTGAATGGCCTCTGATGAATGCCACTCTGGACGGCATGGGGCGCGACGATCTGATGGCTGGGCATCAATCCAACCACATCACGATCGCTTATGTGCCTGAAGACAAGCTGTCTTATGTGCTGAAGGCCTTTGTAGCTCAGGCTTTGACACAAGGCATCAAGGTGAAAATTGCCGGAACAGCGAAAGACATGCTCTGA
- a CDS encoding inositol monophosphatase family protein — MMHERYSLAMTLAREAGALALERLKELKSGAIEIETKGALDFVTRADRDVEDFIRTKISAQFPDDGILGEELAPAQLTSAIIWVIDPIDGTANYIRDLDNWGVSIACVVNGVSEIGVIYDPSRDKLFHAQKGTGAFLNGKPLPKRKSLLDTPANPILALGHSRRIPLLIYLDAIRLLDARQIDHRRAGSAAIALTQVAEGKVDGYFEGDLNPWDCLAGLLINEELGISIQHGRAMSQSLQNGPVVIGQPFLQAVLDELSVLLNETIPQEV, encoded by the coding sequence ATGATGCACGAAAGATATAGCCTCGCCATGACCCTGGCACGGGAAGCCGGTGCTCTTGCCCTTGAGCGCCTTAAGGAACTCAAGAGCGGGGCCATCGAGATCGAAACAAAGGGTGCGCTTGATTTTGTAACGCGTGCTGATCGAGACGTGGAAGATTTCATCCGGACGAAAATCTCGGCCCAATTCCCTGACGACGGAATATTGGGTGAAGAGCTGGCACCCGCCCAGCTGACAAGCGCAATCATATGGGTGATTGACCCGATAGACGGCACAGCCAATTACATTCGGGATCTAGACAATTGGGGTGTTTCGATCGCATGCGTGGTCAACGGTGTCAGCGAAATCGGGGTCATTTATGACCCCTCTAGAGACAAGCTGTTTCATGCCCAAAAAGGCACCGGAGCTTTTCTGAACGGCAAGCCATTGCCCAAGCGCAAAAGCCTTCTAGATACGCCTGCCAACCCGATCTTGGCATTGGGGCACTCACGCCGCATTCCCCTGTTGATCTATCTTGATGCAATCAGGCTTCTTGATGCAAGGCAGATCGACCACAGGCGCGCCGGTTCAGCAGCAATCGCATTGACACAGGTGGCAGAGGGGAAGGTTGATGGCTATTTCGAGGGCGATCTGAACCCCTGGGACTGTTTGGCAGGTCTTTTAATCAACGAAGAATTGGGCATCTCCATCCAGCATGGCCGCGCTATGAGCCAAAGCCTGCAAAATGGCCCAGTCGTAATCGGGCAACCATTCCTGCAGGCCGTGCTCGATGAACTTTCTGTCCTCCTGAATGAGACCATCCCGCAAGAAGTTTGA
- a CDS encoding LacI family DNA-binding transcriptional regulator, with amino-acid sequence MKNDDDKAGPVTSLDVAKRAGVSRSAVSRTFTPGASVAPETRKKVLEAAKDLGYRVNQLARSLTNKRSALVGIVAANLDNPFRVEQIEQISRRLIEQNFRPILMPAEASEDPSHVIGLLLEYSVSGVIVTSDTPPQAICQECVSLGVPVVLVNKRDIDAPVDRVLMDNENCGRIAAETLLRQGCRQLALITSQSPSFSLEVRQTAFLQTVADQCERPARVFTGRFQNYEGGAEAVHHLLQSDQACDGIFCVTDYMALGALDALRMDGRKPVPKLMQIIGCDDIRQAAWQGYGLTTIRQDTQKLADAVVAALLARFANPDAPATTRILPVSLIERSTTL; translated from the coding sequence ATGAAGAATGATGACGATAAAGCAGGGCCGGTCACATCCCTTGATGTGGCCAAAAGAGCTGGTGTTTCCCGATCTGCTGTTTCCCGCACCTTCACCCCCGGAGCGAGCGTGGCGCCCGAAACCCGAAAAAAGGTTCTAGAAGCTGCCAAAGATCTTGGCTACCGCGTGAATCAGCTGGCCAGAAGCCTGACCAACAAACGCTCTGCGCTGGTAGGCATCGTAGCTGCCAATCTGGACAATCCGTTTCGCGTCGAACAGATCGAACAAATTTCCCGGCGATTGATCGAGCAGAATTTCCGCCCGATCCTGATGCCCGCCGAAGCCTCGGAAGATCCCTCCCATGTGATCGGCTTGCTGCTCGAATATAGCGTATCGGGCGTGATCGTCACATCGGACACGCCACCTCAGGCCATTTGTCAGGAATGTGTTTCGCTCGGCGTGCCGGTGGTGTTGGTCAACAAGCGCGACATTGACGCGCCTGTTGATCGTGTCCTGATGGATAATGAGAATTGCGGGAGAATCGCAGCGGAAACCCTTTTGCGGCAAGGTTGCCGTCAGTTGGCACTCATTACATCCCAAAGCCCCTCCTTCTCGTTAGAAGTCCGGCAGACGGCGTTTCTGCAAACGGTCGCGGATCAATGCGAAAGACCGGCGCGTGTCTTTACCGGACGCTTTCAAAATTACGAAGGTGGCGCGGAAGCCGTCCACCATTTGTTGCAATCGGATCAAGCCTGCGACGGCATCTTTTGTGTCACGGATTACATGGCACTTGGCGCTCTGGACGCATTGAGGATGGACGGAAGAAAGCCCGTCCCAAAGCTAATGCAGATTATCGGCTGCGACGATATCCGTCAGGCTGCATGGCAAGGCTACGGCCTGACCACCATCAGACAGGATACACAAAAGCTCGCCGATGCCGTTGTGGCCGCCTTGCTCGCCCGGTTTGCCAATCCGGACGCCCCTGCAACCACCCGCATATTGCCCGTATCGCTGATTGAACGCAGCACGACCTTATAA
- a CDS encoding glycerophosphodiester phosphodiesterase family protein — MSFFKKIQALGWALDADGKPASQFGGPMIIAHRGASGHAQENTLPAFELATRFGADMWELDVRNTADGIPVISHDDNLERVFDVDATISSLTLDQLQALENVHVPTLEEAIILADHLDTGLYIEIKGEGASLTTLKLLQEKFFGFAALGSFIPDYLADLAECDCPYPLSVLVGPDHDPFELANAAHADAIHLCWERASDRPDQLLNDALMERARAEDLPIILWHEERPEVIREIMQKDVIGVCSNRPELLVPYANSPARPSRFPKGPEVVCHRGINKLAPENSLEAARLVFEQGFDWLELDVHQTADNHLVVIHDGDLDRTTNGSGPVASKTLSELRALDAGSWFSDQYAGAQIPTLAEMVDLAKAWNKRIYIEIKQADPKLVLDLVHEKGFLDHCFFWSFEWSQIETLHQLEPKANIMARTIDYPSLDALFETANPAIVEINIREEIKDEIDRIRARGAKSMLCYMGEETAIMERIISLAPDMVNLDNPHLWKETWHRSLLALGGKTLST, encoded by the coding sequence ATGTCATTCTTCAAGAAAATCCAGGCGCTGGGTTGGGCGCTTGATGCAGACGGCAAGCCGGCGAGCCAGTTTGGCGGCCCGATGATCATTGCCCACCGCGGAGCCAGTGGCCATGCACAGGAAAACACCCTGCCCGCCTTCGAACTCGCCACCCGCTTCGGTGCCGACATGTGGGAACTGGATGTCCGCAACACCGCCGATGGCATTCCCGTGATCAGTCATGATGACAATCTGGAGCGCGTATTCGACGTAGACGCGACCATCTCATCCCTGACGCTGGACCAGTTGCAGGCATTGGAAAATGTCCATGTACCAACGCTGGAAGAGGCGATCATTCTGGCCGATCATCTCGACACAGGGCTCTATATAGAAATCAAGGGTGAAGGAGCCAGCCTCACGACCCTTAAGCTGCTACAAGAGAAATTTTTCGGCTTTGCTGCTCTTGGATCTTTCATACCGGACTATTTGGCAGACCTTGCAGAGTGTGATTGCCCCTACCCTCTTTCGGTGCTTGTCGGTCCTGATCATGATCCGTTTGAGCTAGCCAATGCAGCCCACGCAGATGCCATCCATCTTTGCTGGGAGCGCGCAAGCGACCGCCCAGATCAATTGCTCAACGACGCTCTGATGGAGCGGGCAAGAGCTGAAGATTTGCCCATTATACTCTGGCATGAAGAACGACCAGAGGTCATCAGGGAAATCATGCAAAAAGACGTCATTGGCGTCTGCTCCAACCGTCCCGAATTGCTGGTTCCCTATGCCAACTCTCCTGCCAGACCTTCACGGTTCCCCAAGGGACCGGAGGTCGTGTGTCATCGTGGCATCAACAAACTGGCCCCCGAGAATAGCCTTGAAGCTGCAAGGCTGGTCTTTGAACAGGGATTTGATTGGCTGGAGTTGGATGTCCATCAAACCGCGGACAATCATCTGGTGGTCATCCATGATGGAGACCTTGATCGCACCACCAACGGCAGTGGCCCTGTCGCCTCAAAAACGCTGTCAGAGCTGCGTGCGCTGGATGCTGGGAGCTGGTTTTCGGACCAATATGCTGGAGCACAGATTCCGACCCTGGCCGAAATGGTCGATTTGGCCAAGGCGTGGAACAAGCGCATCTATATCGAAATCAAGCAGGCGGATCCAAAGCTAGTCCTCGATCTCGTGCATGAAAAAGGGTTCCTTGATCATTGCTTCTTCTGGAGCTTTGAATGGTCGCAGATCGAAACCCTGCACCAGCTTGAGCCAAAGGCCAACATCATGGCACGGACGATCGACTACCCCTCGCTTGATGCTCTTTTCGAGACAGCAAATCCGGCCATAGTGGAAATCAACATTCGCGAAGAGATAAAGGACGAGATTGACCGGATCAGAGCCAGAGGCGCAAAATCCATGCTCTGCTATATGGGCGAAGAGACCGCAATCATGGAGCGCATCATTTCGCTTGCCCCGGACATGGTGAATCTGGACAATCCCCATTTGTGGAAAGAAACATGGCACCGCAGTCTTCTGGCCCTTGGAGGAAAGACCCTCAGCACATGA
- a CDS encoding ABC transporter ATP-binding protein — protein sequence MRITLDKFSKSFGDTKVIDNMDLNIADGEMIALLGPSGCGKSTTLFAICGIHQVTGGRILFGDRDVTHTNAQSRNVGVVFQNYALYPHMSVFENIAFPLTIRKLDKKEIERQVQAIADLVHIPELLKRKPAQLSGGQQQRVALARALIRKPDVLLLDEPLANLDAKLRLEMRSEIRRIQQETGITAILVTHDQVEAMSMCDRIAIMKDGKILQIDTPKGMYANPNNDFVAGFLGNPPIAFLEGTATGGAFALANSKVTLPLPDHLSSLNSSTPIRLGVRPELIGTRGEASISGRISFIETQGRENLYDITMADGSVLRSIQHVRDDVKLGDEVTWSIDCSRLLVFNSQGDRL from the coding sequence ATGCGTATCACGCTTGACAAATTTTCCAAAAGCTTCGGTGACACAAAAGTCATCGACAATATGGATCTGAACATCGCCGATGGCGAAATGATCGCGCTGCTTGGCCCTTCCGGCTGCGGCAAATCCACAACCCTGTTTGCCATATGCGGCATTCATCAGGTCACCGGCGGGCGCATCCTGTTCGGCGACCGCGATGTCACGCACACCAACGCCCAGTCGCGCAATGTGGGCGTGGTTTTCCAGAATTATGCGCTCTATCCGCATATGTCGGTGTTCGAGAATATCGCCTTCCCGCTCACCATCCGCAAACTGGACAAGAAGGAAATTGAGCGGCAGGTGCAGGCTATTGCAGATCTGGTGCATATCCCTGAACTGCTCAAGCGCAAGCCCGCCCAGCTATCAGGCGGACAGCAACAGAGGGTCGCTCTGGCCCGTGCGCTCATCCGCAAACCTGATGTGCTTTTGCTGGATGAACCCCTTGCCAACCTCGACGCGAAACTGCGCCTTGAAATGCGTTCGGAAATCCGCCGCATTCAGCAGGAAACGGGCATCACGGCCATCCTCGTCACCCATGATCAGGTCGAGGCCATGTCCATGTGTGACCGCATCGCCATCATGAAAGATGGCAAGATCCTTCAGATCGATACCCCGAAAGGCATGTATGCCAACCCGAACAATGATTTCGTGGCTGGCTTTCTGGGCAATCCCCCGATCGCCTTTCTGGAGGGCACAGCGACGGGTGGAGCCTTCGCCCTTGCCAATTCCAAAGTCACCTTGCCGCTACCCGACCATCTGTCATCCCTTAACAGTTCGACCCCAATCCGCCTGGGCGTCCGGCCAGAACTGATTGGCACCAGAGGCGAAGCAAGCATTTCGGGCCGCATCTCCTTCATCGAGACACAGGGCCGCGAAAATCTCTATGACATAACCATGGCTGATGGCTCCGTACTGCGATCCATTCAACATGTGCGAGACGATGTGAAACTGGGGGATGAGGTGACTTGGTCCATCGATTGCTCCAGACTGCTGGTCTTCAATAGCCAGGGAGACCGCCTCTGA
- a CDS encoding carbohydrate ABC transporter permease, giving the protein MKKQQTRNFNRWPILLFLSITSLPTLVMYAYLVIDTLTNTEPGSLIPNEFTLSHWRFLWSAADGAQEVWLATWNTFLFSTIMTAIVLAVSLTAGYALSRLNMPFRSFFLAGIMTLHAFPTITLVIALFITLQMVGLYDTLTGVILIRAALTLPLGIWIMKGFYDTVPWEIEMAGIQDGASRFTVWRRLILPQVQPALIALGVFTFLEGWKEYLLPQIFAPSANVRVLSVLLAELIQDNEHFDFNLFKSIGLFYVIPVIILYLIFNKKLMNIYGGGTKG; this is encoded by the coding sequence ATGAAAAAACAACAAACCCGCAATTTCAACAGATGGCCGATCCTGCTGTTCCTGAGCATCACTTCGCTGCCGACGCTTGTCATGTATGCCTATCTGGTCATCGACACGCTGACAAACACGGAACCGGGCTCGCTCATCCCGAACGAGTTCACGCTTAGCCATTGGCGCTTCTTGTGGAGCGCCGCAGACGGGGCACAGGAAGTGTGGCTTGCCACATGGAACACCTTCCTCTTCTCAACGATCATGACGGCTATTGTACTGGCCGTATCGCTCACGGCTGGCTATGCGCTTTCGCGCCTTAACATGCCGTTCCGGTCCTTCTTTCTAGCTGGTATCATGACGCTGCATGCCTTCCCCACCATCACGCTGGTTATCGCCCTCTTTATCACGTTGCAGATGGTCGGGCTTTACGACACGCTGACCGGCGTCATCCTGATACGCGCAGCCCTTACCCTGCCGCTGGGCATCTGGATCATGAAGGGCTTTTACGACACGGTGCCATGGGAAATCGAGATGGCCGGCATTCAGGATGGTGCCAGCCGCTTCACCGTTTGGCGTCGTCTGATCCTGCCTCAGGTGCAACCGGCCCTGATTGCGCTGGGGGTCTTCACATTTCTCGAAGGGTGGAAAGAATATCTCCTGCCGCAGATCTTTGCGCCAAGCGCCAATGTCCGCGTGCTCTCGGTTCTTCTGGCGGAGCTGATCCAGGATAACGAGCATTTCGACTTCAATCTCTTCAAATCCATCGGGCTCTTTTATGTGATCCCGGTCATCATTCTCTATCTCATCTTCAACAAGAAGCTGATGAATATCTACGGCGGAGGCACAAAGGGCTGA
- a CDS encoding sugar ABC transporter permease yields MRQKTSLLGIGFMTPALIMVLLFFLMPVVLTGVFAFTNMSTATGISGGDYMVTPQTVKQLADAPSLNKALIDKLGSKSYRVDEESLKKAASEGIKPAFLKEISKELSGKSFKSNRDFVRSLKELRTRPRSMRDLKRAATPFSRSILNERFATESAFLDALNELDIALDDAQRETILANAYTGWSWTTENFKTMASKPGTKFIVMNTVFYVATTLVLFNIGFALFLAITTFYLPEGQATFFRAVWLLPRISPPVLYVLLWKWLLWDNGFLSTITGWFGIAPFNYMLGSVPSAWTAVILINGFIGASMGMLIFSSAINGIPASLLHASEVDGASRWQQIRHIILPQLRWPILFVTSYQTLSLLTSFQEILLSTDGGPGGSTTVWSLEAYFTALNNYAGNLQYGYGASMALVLVVVGITLSLLYLRIFKFNELVAKPRIEN; encoded by the coding sequence ATGCGTCAGAAAACCAGTTTGCTGGGGATCGGCTTCATGACTCCCGCTCTAATAATGGTCCTGCTGTTTTTCCTCATGCCGGTAGTCCTGACCGGTGTGTTTGCCTTTACCAACATGAGCACGGCAACAGGGATCAGTGGCGGTGACTATATGGTCACGCCACAGACGGTCAAACAGCTTGCGGACGCACCTTCCCTCAACAAGGCCCTGATCGATAAACTCGGTTCGAAAAGCTATCGCGTTGATGAGGAAAGCCTGAAAAAAGCGGCCAGTGAAGGCATCAAACCGGCATTCCTGAAAGAGATCAGCAAAGAGCTCAGCGGCAAAAGCTTCAAATCCAACCGCGATTTTGTGCGTAGCCTGAAAGAGCTGCGTACCCGCCCACGCAGCATGCGGGATCTGAAGCGCGCTGCCACGCCCTTTTCCCGCTCTATCCTCAACGAACGGTTTGCCACAGAATCCGCTTTCCTTGATGCACTAAACGAATTGGACATCGCTCTGGACGACGCCCAACGCGAAACCATTCTCGCGAATGCCTATACAGGCTGGAGCTGGACGACAGAGAATTTCAAGACGATGGCCTCCAAGCCCGGCACGAAATTCATCGTCATGAACACCGTCTTCTATGTTGCGACCACGCTGGTGCTGTTCAACATAGGATTTGCGCTGTTTCTTGCGATCACGACCTTTTATCTGCCCGAGGGACAGGCAACCTTCTTCCGCGCTGTCTGGCTGTTGCCGCGCATCTCGCCCCCCGTACTCTATGTTCTGCTATGGAAATGGTTGCTCTGGGACAATGGCTTCCTCTCCACCATCACCGGCTGGTTCGGCATCGCCCCTTTCAACTATATGCTCGGGTCCGTGCCCAGCGCATGGACGGCGGTCATTCTGATCAACGGCTTCATTGGCGCCTCTATGGGCATGTTGATCTTCTCATCCGCCATCAATGGCATTCCTGCTTCCCTGCTGCATGCCAGCGAAGTGGACGGCGCCTCACGCTGGCAGCAAATCAGACATATCATACTGCCGCAACTCAGATGGCCGATCCTGTTTGTCACTTCCTATCAGACGCTCTCGCTCCTGACCTCCTTTCAGGAAATCCTGCTCTCCACCGATGGTGGTCCGGGAGGCTCGACAACGGTCTGGTCACTTGAGGCCTATTTCACCGCCCTCAACAATTATGCCGGAAACCTGCAATATGGCTATGGCGCGTCCATGGCTCTGGTGCTCGTTGTTGTCGGCATCACCCTTTCCCTCCTCTATCTGCGCATCTTCAAGTTTAACGAGCTTGTCGCCAAGCCGCGCATCGAGAATTAG
- a CDS encoding extracellular solute-binding protein gives MTISKTLKVAAVTAALALSSTATFAKDYTISVWSGGTGENENYRVDNIEIAAEELMREAAIRGDDMTIKVEKKAFTSWDDFKQAVTLAAESKTAPNIIVTGHEDIAPWSQSGLIRPIEDYIDLDAWPINQIYPNLINIASFNGQVWGVPQDAESRPFFFYKPHMKAIGYSDEQLEELPAKIEAGDYTLYDALNDAKKMQDAGLVEKGHGFYPRVSNGPDYWQFYVSFGGEIQDEETGKLVFNKQAMTDMYQFFADAVEMGVTSPTHLGTDWGQWYSEVANGKAGIWHGGTWHYARYKKEGQQDFFGNIQFSLIPEGNDNGKPNTVTHPLVYLISNTGDDDVAEVSSQLVSIASEPRLNTLHAIKSGHLAIGQDQTSIPLYANDRWASEATERLLPHAVSMPNNTEFGTFWTIMFKGLEASWTGQKSVADAVADVEAEYKATMADTIIMK, from the coding sequence ATGACCATTTCCAAAACCCTCAAGGTTGCGGCCGTGACCGCTGCGCTTGCTCTGTCCAGCACCGCAACATTCGCCAAAGATTACACCATCAGCGTCTGGTCTGGTGGGACCGGTGAGAACGAGAACTATCGCGTCGACAATATCGAAATTGCAGCAGAAGAATTGATGCGGGAAGCCGCCATCCGTGGCGACGATATGACCATCAAGGTGGAAAAGAAAGCCTTCACCAGCTGGGACGATTTCAAACAGGCCGTCACATTGGCCGCGGAATCAAAAACAGCGCCGAACATCATTGTGACCGGCCATGAAGACATCGCTCCATGGTCACAATCCGGCCTCATCCGGCCCATCGAAGACTATATCGACCTTGATGCTTGGCCGATCAACCAGATCTATCCCAACCTCATCAATATTGCTTCCTTCAATGGTCAGGTTTGGGGGGTGCCACAGGATGCGGAATCCCGCCCCTTCTTCTTCTATAAACCTCACATGAAGGCAATCGGCTATAGCGACGAACAGCTTGAAGAGCTGCCTGCCAAAATCGAAGCTGGCGACTATACCCTTTATGATGCCCTTAACGACGCCAAGAAAATGCAGGATGCCGGTCTTGTCGAGAAGGGGCATGGTTTCTACCCGCGCGTTTCCAACGGCCCGGATTACTGGCAATTTTATGTCAGCTTCGGCGGTGAAATTCAGGATGAGGAAACCGGAAAGCTGGTCTTCAACAAACAGGCCATGACGGACATGTATCAGTTCTTCGCTGATGCGGTGGAAATGGGCGTCACCTCCCCGACCCATCTGGGCACCGATTGGGGCCAATGGTACAGCGAAGTGGCCAACGGCAAGGCTGGCATCTGGCATGGCGGCACCTGGCATTATGCGCGCTACAAGAAAGAAGGTCAGCAGGACTTCTTCGGCAATATCCAGTTTTCGCTTATTCCCGAAGGCAACGACAATGGCAAGCCGAACACCGTTACCCATCCTCTGGTCTATCTGATCAGCAACACCGGTGATGACGATGTGGCTGAAGTGTCGTCCCAGCTCGTTTCCATAGCCTCAGAGCCACGCCTCAATACCCTGCATGCCATCAAGTCCGGCCATCTGGCGATTGGTCAGGATCAGACATCCATTCCGCTTTATGCCAATGACCGGTGGGCCTCCGAAGCCACCGAACGCCTGTTACCGCACGCGGTGTCCATGCCGAACAATACCGAATTCGGCACCTTCTGGACCATCATGTTCAAGGGGCTGGAAGCATCATGGACCGGCCAGAAGAGCGTAGCGGATGCCGTTGCCGACGTGGAAGCGGAATATAAGGCAACCATGGCCGACACCATCATTATGAAATAG